The Aeromicrobium sp. Leaf245 genome includes a region encoding these proteins:
- a CDS encoding EAL domain-containing protein translates to MSETRSDARTAATSMVELVRRELGLNVAFISEIEGDRRTFRALVSDVDLPIEIGFNEPYEGTYCEMITSGKLEEVVPDTSRDPLTVDAFHTSYLGIGAYVGVPMMRRSGELFGTLCAFSRKPRPDLSPAQAEVLRATAVLIMRLIEVEEEVDGRLRDLAATVDEALEAGTTIDLLPVVEVATGAVVGHEAVARFGDGVPFRRRLAEARELGRGVELELSVLTQTLAAVEDSTVPVVSTSLSAEALRDPAFQALISAMPPSRLMLRFDVDEKIDDYEELTHLLQPLRLLGARVAVDRVGDGSADLRHILLLSPDVIRIDASLVQGLSEDPSRRVLVESIATLAAKIEADAVALGVSSDQDLAWMEELGITHVVREL, encoded by the coding sequence GTGAGCGAGACACGATCGGATGCACGGACGGCGGCGACGTCCATGGTCGAGCTGGTGCGCCGCGAGCTGGGTCTCAACGTCGCCTTCATCAGCGAGATCGAGGGTGACCGGCGCACGTTCCGGGCGCTCGTCTCCGACGTCGACCTGCCCATCGAGATCGGCTTCAACGAGCCGTACGAGGGCACGTACTGCGAGATGATCACGAGCGGGAAGCTCGAGGAGGTCGTCCCCGACACGTCGCGTGACCCGCTCACCGTCGATGCGTTCCACACCTCCTACCTGGGCATCGGCGCCTACGTGGGCGTGCCGATGATGCGCCGCAGCGGGGAGCTGTTCGGGACGCTCTGCGCGTTCTCGCGGAAGCCACGCCCCGACCTGTCGCCCGCCCAGGCGGAGGTCCTGCGAGCCACGGCCGTGCTCATCATGCGGCTGATCGAGGTGGAGGAGGAGGTCGACGGCAGGCTGCGCGACCTCGCCGCCACGGTCGACGAGGCGCTCGAGGCCGGGACGACGATCGACCTGCTGCCCGTCGTCGAGGTCGCCACCGGGGCGGTCGTCGGCCACGAGGCGGTCGCCCGGTTCGGCGACGGGGTGCCGTTCCGCCGTCGGCTCGCCGAGGCCCGCGAGCTGGGTCGAGGGGTCGAGCTGGAGCTGTCGGTCCTGACCCAGACCCTTGCGGCGGTGGAGGACTCCACCGTCCCGGTGGTCAGCACCTCGCTGTCGGCCGAGGCGCTCCGCGATCCGGCGTTCCAGGCCCTGATCTCGGCCATGCCGCCCTCGCGGCTCATGCTCCGCTTCGACGTCGACGAGAAGATCGACGACTACGAGGAGCTCACCCACCTGCTGCAGCCGCTCCGTCTGCTCGGAGCCCGGGTCGCGGTCGACCGCGTCGGCGACGGGTCGGCCGACCTGCGCCACATCCTGCTGCTCTCGCCCGACGTCATCCGCATCGATGCCTCCCTCGTCCAGGGCCTCTCCGAGGACCCGAGCCGACGGGTGCTGGTGGAGTCGATCGCGACGCTGGCCGCGAAGATCGAGGCCGACGCCGTCGCGCTCGGGGTGTCGTCGGACCAGGACCTGGCCTGGATGGAGGAGCTCGGCATCACCCACGTGGTGCGCGAGCTCTAG
- a CDS encoding DUF952 domain-containing protein, translating to MTAADDTAPTGLLHLVPASDWTAEPDRPYAPASLEAEGFVHCSPDVATTLAVATAFYSDAPRPLLVLHLDESRLRAPVVREAAVPVPPPGVGDDVLFPHVRGPLDRDAVVRVQQVVWSGSSAVDLVESAPAMMGVTVRGTDGRGV from the coding sequence GTGACCGCAGCCGACGACACCGCTCCCACCGGCCTCCTGCACCTGGTTCCCGCCTCCGACTGGACGGCCGAGCCCGACCGCCCCTACGCGCCGGCGTCGCTGGAGGCCGAGGGCTTCGTGCACTGCTCGCCCGACGTGGCCACCACGCTGGCGGTCGCCACGGCGTTCTACTCCGATGCGCCGCGTCCGCTGCTGGTGCTCCACCTGGACGAGTCCCGACTGCGGGCTCCCGTCGTGCGCGAGGCGGCCGTCCCGGTGCCGCCGCCGGGCGTGGGGGACGACGTGCTCTTCCCCCACGTGCGCGGGCCGCTCGACCGCGACGCCGTGGTGCGGGTGCAGCAGGTCGTGTGGAGCGGTTCGTCCGCGGTTGACCTCGTGGAGTCCGCACCTGCGATGATGGGCGTCACGGTTCGGGGCACGGATGGGCGTGGTGTGTGA
- a CDS encoding LLM class flavin-dependent oxidoreductase, with product MKNIGFLSFGHWSDSPHSATRSASDVLHQSIELAEAVEDLGGDGAYYRVHHFAQQLASPFPLLAAVGARTSRIEIGTGVIDMRYENPLYMAETAGAADLISDGRLQLGISRGSPEQVIDGYRYFGYVPSEGQSDADLARQHTQVLLHVLEGEGFAEPNPRPMFPNPPGLLRPEPHSPGLRDRIWWGAGSRATAEWTAQQGMNLMSSTLLTEDTGVPFHELQAEQIQRFRDAWKEAGHDREPRVSVSRSIFALVDDRDRAYFGGSGGDDQVGYIDGGRARFGKTYAAEPDQLVEQLREDSAVEAADTLLLTVPNQLGVEYNAHVVESILKHVAPELGWR from the coding sequence ATGAAGAACATCGGCTTCCTCTCCTTCGGGCACTGGTCGGACTCGCCGCACTCGGCCACGCGCAGCGCCTCCGACGTGCTCCACCAGTCGATCGAGCTGGCCGAGGCCGTGGAGGACCTGGGTGGCGACGGGGCCTACTACCGGGTGCACCACTTCGCCCAGCAGCTCGCGTCGCCCTTCCCTCTGCTGGCCGCCGTCGGCGCGCGGACGAGTCGGATCGAGATCGGCACCGGCGTCATCGACATGCGGTACGAGAACCCCCTGTACATGGCGGAGACCGCGGGGGCGGCCGACCTCATCAGCGACGGTCGGCTCCAGCTCGGCATCAGCCGCGGATCACCGGAGCAGGTGATCGACGGCTACCGCTACTTCGGCTACGTGCCGAGCGAGGGCCAGAGCGACGCCGACCTGGCACGCCAGCACACGCAGGTGCTCCTCCACGTGCTGGAGGGCGAGGGCTTCGCCGAGCCGAATCCGCGTCCGATGTTCCCCAACCCTCCCGGCCTCCTGCGCCCCGAGCCGCACTCCCCCGGCCTGCGCGACCGCATCTGGTGGGGCGCCGGCAGCCGAGCGACCGCCGAGTGGACCGCGCAGCAGGGCATGAACCTCATGAGCTCCACGCTCCTCACCGAGGACACCGGGGTGCCGTTCCACGAGCTGCAGGCCGAGCAGATCCAGCGGTTCCGCGACGCGTGGAAGGAGGCGGGGCACGACCGCGAGCCGCGCGTGTCGGTGAGCCGCAGCATCTTCGCCCTCGTCGACGACCGTGACCGTGCGTACTTCGGCGGCTCGGGCGGGGACGACCAGGTCGGCTACATCGACGGTGGCCGCGCACGATTCGGCAAGACCTACGCAGCCGAGCCGGACCAGCTCGTGGAGCAACTGCGCGAGGACTCCGCCGTCGAGGCCGCCGACACCCTGCTGCTCACCGTGCCCAACCAGCTGGGCGTCGAGTACAACGCCCACGTGGTGGAGAGCATCCTGAAGCACGTCGCGCCCGAGCTCGGCTGGCGCTGA
- a CDS encoding N-acetyltransferase: protein MSPADENVPSTEPDVPELPVPWVARVPTYGDVEALVALRHLDELQGTGEAHVDPAGIENEVAGQASWTRRQLVAVGDDDVPRAWITVHDRAAGRALVWGYFDRDVAEVDEIARIFYAWAEDVATLMARIRGITETRLDESPFGGDTRQAGWLRDAGYAKRRTWLHMERPVTPEDAELEPREGVLVRTVEKHENGFPVAADLQTVHHMLETSFEDHFNNYRESFPEFVQRMREEPGHRWDQWWLAYVTDEDGEHVPAGTVVCSVLPGKDGGPEGSYVEYIGVNRHARGRGVAKSLLAVVIADAARRGRNRVGLEVDDDSPTSADQLYLSLGWKTDYVTDSWFKDLTLEA, encoded by the coding sequence ATGAGCCCAGCCGACGAGAACGTGCCGTCCACCGAGCCCGACGTCCCGGAGCTGCCCGTGCCGTGGGTCGCCCGCGTCCCCACCTACGGGGACGTGGAGGCCCTCGTGGCGCTGCGCCACCTCGACGAGCTCCAGGGCACGGGCGAGGCGCACGTCGACCCGGCGGGCATCGAGAACGAGGTCGCCGGACAGGCGTCGTGGACCCGACGTCAGCTCGTCGCGGTGGGTGACGACGACGTGCCGCGGGCCTGGATCACGGTGCACGACCGAGCCGCGGGGCGTGCGCTCGTGTGGGGCTACTTCGACCGCGACGTCGCCGAGGTCGACGAGATCGCCCGCATCTTCTACGCCTGGGCCGAGGACGTCGCGACCCTCATGGCACGGATCCGCGGCATCACCGAGACCCGGCTCGACGAGAGCCCGTTCGGCGGCGACACCCGGCAGGCGGGCTGGCTGCGCGACGCGGGATACGCCAAGCGCCGCACCTGGCTGCACATGGAGCGCCCGGTCACGCCGGAGGACGCCGAGCTCGAGCCACGCGAGGGCGTGCTCGTGCGCACCGTCGAGAAGCACGAGAACGGGTTCCCGGTCGCCGCGGACCTGCAGACCGTGCACCACATGCTCGAGACGTCGTTCGAGGACCACTTCAACAACTACCGCGAGTCGTTCCCGGAGTTCGTCCAGCGCATGCGCGAGGAGCCCGGACACCGCTGGGACCAGTGGTGGTTGGCCTACGTCACCGACGAGGACGGCGAGCACGTTCCGGCCGGCACCGTGGTCTGCTCCGTGCTGCCCGGCAAGGACGGCGGACCCGAGGGCTCGTACGTCGAGTACATCGGCGTCAACCGGCACGCACGCGGACGTGGCGTCGCCAAGTCCCTGCTCGCCGTCGTCATCGCCGACGCCGCGCGCCGCGGACGGAACAGGGTCGGCCTCGAGGTCGACGACGACTCCCCCACGTCGGCCGACCAGCTCTACCTGTCGCTCGGGTGGAAGACGGACTACGTGACCGACTCGTGGTTCAAGGACCTCACCCTGGAGGCGTAG
- a CDS encoding N(5)-(carboxyethyl)ornithine synthase, protein MLDLGVIGRTGKENERRLPLHPRHLDRLSSEVRPHVFLEEGYGHDFGFSDDDLRPHVGGLLTRAELIARCDVILLTKPQPADLLQMREGQVLWGWPHCVQDPELTQAAIDRRLTVVAWESMNHWSGDGAFLLHVFHKNNELAGYASVLHALALSGLTGTYGRRLTAAVIGFGATARGAVTALGAHGVHDVDIFTQRGVAAVSAPIHSARIVHFDPAASPAESRAHVDGEWLPMPALLAGHDVIVNCVLQDPTSPMTFLTEQDLPLLDAGDGTLVVDVSCDEAMGFSWARPTSFDVPTFTVGEHVTHYAVDHSPSYLWSSATWEVSQALLPFVETVLEGPESWEADETVRRAIEVRDGVVQNPAILSFQGRRAEHPHARV, encoded by the coding sequence ATGCTCGACCTCGGCGTCATCGGACGCACCGGCAAGGAGAACGAGCGGCGCCTGCCACTCCACCCGCGGCACCTCGACCGGCTGTCCTCCGAGGTGCGACCGCACGTCTTCCTCGAGGAGGGCTACGGGCACGACTTCGGCTTCTCCGACGACGACCTGCGCCCTCACGTGGGCGGCCTGCTGACGCGCGCAGAGCTCATCGCACGGTGCGACGTCATCCTGCTCACCAAGCCGCAGCCGGCCGACCTGCTCCAGATGCGCGAAGGTCAGGTGCTGTGGGGCTGGCCGCACTGCGTGCAGGACCCCGAGCTGACCCAGGCCGCCATCGACCGCCGCCTGACGGTCGTGGCGTGGGAGTCGATGAACCACTGGAGCGGCGACGGCGCCTTCCTGCTGCACGTCTTCCACAAGAACAACGAGCTGGCGGGGTACGCCTCGGTCCTGCACGCCCTGGCCCTCAGCGGCCTGACCGGCACCTACGGCCGGCGCCTCACCGCAGCGGTGATCGGCTTCGGAGCCACGGCCCGCGGCGCGGTCACGGCTCTCGGCGCCCACGGCGTGCACGACGTCGACATCTTCACCCAGCGTGGCGTGGCGGCCGTCAGCGCGCCCATCCACTCCGCCCGCATCGTCCACTTCGACCCCGCCGCCTCGCCGGCCGAGAGCCGCGCCCACGTCGACGGGGAGTGGCTGCCGATGCCCGCGCTCCTGGCGGGCCACGACGTCATCGTCAACTGCGTGCTGCAGGACCCGACGTCGCCGATGACCTTCCTGACCGAACAGGACCTCCCCCTGCTGGACGCGGGCGACGGGACCCTGGTGGTCGACGTCTCGTGCGACGAGGCGATGGGTTTCAGCTGGGCCCGACCCACCAGCTTCGACGTGCCCACGTTCACCGTCGGCGAGCACGTGACCCACTACGCGGTGGACCACAGCCCGTCCTACCTGTGGAGCTCGGCCACGTGGGAGGTCAGCCAGGCGCTGCTGCCCTTCGTCGAGACGGTGCTCGAGGGGCCGGAGTCGTGGGAGGCCGACGAGACGGTGCGCCGCGCCATCGAGGTCCGCGACGGCGTGGTGCAGAACCCCGCCATCCTGTCGTTCCAGGGCCGCCGCGCCGAGCATCCCCACGCACGGGTCTGA
- a CDS encoding OsmC family peroxiredoxin codes for MPTRTARTAWDGGFEDGSGQVELTSSGLGTFEMSFPKRSSEDGGGATNPEELLGAAHSSCYTMQLTALLGQKGATVHTIETKADVSLGKDEADGGFKITKIALTVRGEVDGVDEAGFLEAAEAAKVGCPISKALASVEDITLDAALES; via the coding sequence ATGCCCACACGCACCGCACGCACCGCCTGGGACGGCGGCTTCGAGGACGGCTCCGGCCAGGTCGAGCTGACCAGCTCGGGCCTCGGGACGTTCGAGATGTCGTTCCCGAAGCGCTCGTCCGAGGACGGCGGCGGCGCCACCAACCCCGAGGAGCTGCTCGGGGCGGCGCACTCGTCCTGCTACACCATGCAGCTGACCGCGCTGCTGGGCCAGAAGGGCGCGACCGTCCACACCATCGAGACGAAGGCCGACGTCTCGCTCGGCAAGGACGAGGCCGACGGCGGCTTCAAGATCACGAAGATCGCCCTCACCGTCCGCGGCGAGGTCGACGGTGTCGACGAGGCCGGCTTCCTGGAGGCCGCCGAGGCCGCGAAGGTCGGCTGCCCCATCAGCAAGGCCCTCGCGTCGGTCGAGGACATCACCCTCGACGCCGCCCTGGAGAGCTGA
- a CDS encoding glutaminase: MRTPVPDYLDQVLAECDADDGAVADYIPELAQADPDRLAIAVSTLDGTVWTAGDAGSSFSIQSISKPFTYALAIADQGLDGVLRTIDVEPSGDAFNEISLEPSTGRPRNPMINAGAIAAHALVKGDDAEARFARILALYSRLAGRDLDVDEAVFTSELDTADRNLAIAYMLRTVGTLEADAPDVVRGYTRQCSVSVTVSDLARMAAVLAAQGRGPDGTQLLEPHVSRQVLSVMATCGMYDAAGDWLTTVGIPAKSGVAGGLIGVLPGQVGIAVFSPRLDRHGNSARGVRVFERLSRDMGLHLMEVSEAARSVVRRYVADSGSAVHEVSGDLRFVEAERVLRSLTEEPEGAGVVVLDLERVHRVNDVARRMLLEGIRRLHLDGHEVRLVDPSEALGGGHGEAGRGAGPDSGDGYAPEHFEDAAAAVRG, encoded by the coding sequence ATGAGGACACCCGTTCCCGACTACCTCGACCAGGTTCTAGCCGAGTGCGACGCCGACGACGGTGCCGTGGCCGACTACATCCCCGAGCTCGCGCAGGCCGACCCCGACCGTCTGGCCATCGCGGTGTCCACGCTCGACGGGACGGTGTGGACCGCCGGTGACGCCGGGTCGTCGTTCTCCATCCAGTCGATCTCCAAGCCGTTCACGTACGCGCTCGCGATCGCGGACCAGGGTCTCGACGGGGTGCTGCGAACGATCGACGTGGAGCCCTCCGGCGACGCGTTCAACGAGATCTCGCTCGAGCCGTCCACGGGGCGGCCGCGCAACCCGATGATCAACGCCGGCGCGATCGCGGCGCACGCCCTCGTGAAGGGTGACGACGCAGAGGCGCGCTTCGCGCGGATCCTCGCGCTCTACTCCCGCCTCGCCGGGCGCGACCTCGACGTGGACGAGGCGGTCTTCACCTCCGAGCTCGACACGGCCGACCGCAACCTGGCGATCGCGTACATGCTGCGCACGGTCGGGACGCTGGAGGCGGACGCGCCCGACGTGGTCCGCGGCTACACCCGTCAGTGCTCGGTCTCGGTGACGGTCTCCGACCTCGCTCGCATGGCCGCGGTGCTCGCGGCGCAGGGGCGTGGACCGGACGGGACGCAGCTGCTCGAGCCCCACGTGAGCCGTCAGGTGCTGAGCGTCATGGCGACCTGCGGCATGTACGACGCCGCTGGGGACTGGCTGACCACGGTCGGGATCCCGGCCAAGAGCGGCGTGGCTGGCGGTCTCATCGGCGTGCTGCCCGGACAGGTGGGCATCGCCGTCTTCTCGCCGCGGCTCGACCGCCACGGCAACAGCGCCCGTGGGGTCAGGGTGTTCGAGCGGCTCTCGCGCGACATGGGTCTGCACCTGATGGAGGTCTCCGAGGCGGCGCGCTCGGTCGTGCGTCGGTACGTCGCGGACTCCGGCTCGGCGGTGCACGAGGTGTCCGGCGACCTGCGGTTCGTCGAGGCCGAGCGGGTGCTGCGCAGCCTCACCGAGGAGCCCGAGGGCGCCGGGGTCGTCGTGCTCGACCTCGAGCGCGTGCACCGGGTCAACGACGTGGCCCGGCGGATGCTGCTGGAGGGGATCCGGCGACTGCACCTCGACGGCCACGAGGTCCGGCTGGTCGACCCGTCGGAGGCACTCGGAGGGGGACACGGCGAGGCCGGTCGTGGCGCGGGACCGGACAGCGGCGACGGCTACGCCCCCGAACACTTCGAGGACGCGGCCGCCGCCGTGCGCGGCTGA
- a CDS encoding winged helix DNA-binding domain-containing protein — translation MRQSLAPYRLRSQRLVGPGLPDPVAVVRHLGAVQSQEHTTAPWSIGRRCGATLTQVLDALDVGRVVRTHALRTTWHHVHLDDLPLVVAAAGDRVMAQVVPHVRRQGVDEATLVASSEVVSAAVRETPGCTRDVIADRLAAAGLPARGDVLAHVVMAAELRGEIAGRRDPGTQHRYHPVVLTPSPLDAQAARAWLAATYVRGHGPAGAADLAWWSSLTLTQARRALVDAGLHEVQVAGRSLWTDVDAGALESERVDVPPVLLLANFDELISHARDGDLRAEVGPRYDDVLGGVGILVLDGRLAGSWNRSVSAGRLEVTVRTDASLSPRHRSALDEEAQALATFHGHAEARVAVS, via the coding sequence GTGCGCCAGTCCCTCGCTCCCTACCGCCTGCGGTCGCAACGACTCGTGGGACCCGGCCTGCCCGATCCCGTCGCGGTCGTGCGCCACCTCGGCGCCGTGCAGTCGCAGGAGCACACCACGGCGCCGTGGAGCATCGGGCGGCGGTGCGGCGCCACGCTGACCCAGGTGCTGGACGCCCTCGACGTCGGCCGGGTCGTGCGGACCCACGCCCTGCGCACGACCTGGCACCACGTGCACCTCGACGACCTCCCGCTCGTCGTGGCCGCCGCGGGCGACCGCGTGATGGCCCAGGTCGTCCCGCACGTCCGTCGTCAGGGTGTCGACGAGGCGACCCTCGTGGCCTCGAGCGAGGTGGTCTCCGCCGCGGTCCGGGAGACGCCGGGGTGCACCCGCGACGTCATCGCCGACCGCCTCGCCGCCGCAGGTCTGCCCGCCCGGGGCGACGTCCTGGCCCACGTCGTGATGGCGGCGGAGCTGCGGGGGGAGATCGCGGGTCGGCGCGACCCCGGCACCCAGCACCGCTACCACCCCGTCGTCCTCACCCCGTCCCCCCTCGACGCCCAGGCAGCCCGGGCGTGGCTGGCCGCCACCTACGTGCGCGGACACGGGCCGGCCGGTGCCGCCGACCTCGCCTGGTGGTCCAGCCTCACGCTCACGCAGGCGCGGCGCGCCCTCGTCGACGCGGGCCTGCACGAGGTGCAGGTCGCGGGTCGCTCGCTGTGGACCGACGTCGATGCCGGCGCCCTCGAGTCCGAGCGCGTCGACGTCCCGCCGGTGCTGCTGCTCGCGAACTTCGACGAGCTGATCTCCCACGCGCGCGACGGCGACCTGCGGGCCGAGGTGGGTCCCCGCTACGACGACGTCCTGGGTGGGGTCGGGATCCTGGTCCTCGACGGTCGCCTCGCCGGGAGCTGGAACCGCTCGGTGAGCGCGGGTCGGCTCGAGGTCACGGTGCGGACCGACGCGTCGCTGTCGCCGCGACACCGCTCGGCCCTCGACGAGGAGGCGCAGGCCCTCGCCACCTTCCACGGGCACGCCGAGGCCCGCGTCGCGGTGTCCTGA